From the Spiroplasma chrysopicola DF-1 genome, one window contains:
- a CDS encoding IS481 family transposase yields the protein MITSIITENELYKLHRGFKKWYGRVEPTKETNYIYHHLSNYFNLCHKYYLKSHSLNQLIKLFYKGKQTFYTWSNKIKEFLLNSYDFEWFKKTSTRPKTIHYHYSKIYKRKIAKMIKTYREKYGTGIYEFYNLTLANYFTYQNMPIKHNIKTLIKWDKTFNNYSKRKNIKKIYQRYEMPELGHVQHDVKILTKNMTGYKKDLYIFDYIDEKSRYAVAYVSAHKTQDIAAKLFEKAYFEFKNIGINIKRIRTDNGTEYVYNHRSNYAHRKSEFTKAVNKKGVAHQTTPVRSPQSNGKIERFHRNWNKFFEYLPRYLKEIDDIEKQIKIFLNYYNNIRRHKSINLLTPAEAVLKFLKD from the coding sequence ATGATAACAAGTATTATTACTGAAAATGAATTATATAAATTACATCGTGGTTTTAAAAAGTGGTATGGGCGTGTTGAACCAACTAAAGAAACAAATTATATCTATCATCATTTGTCAAATTATTTTAATTTATGCCATAAATACTATTTAAAAAGTCACTCATTAAACCAGTTAATTAAATTATTTTATAAAGGCAAACAAACATTTTATACATGATCAAATAAAATTAAAGAATTTTTATTAAATTCTTATGATTTTGAATGATTTAAAAAGACTTCAACACGACCAAAAACTATTCATTATCATTATAGTAAAATATATAAAAGAAAAATTGCTAAGATGATTAAAACATACCGAGAAAAATATGGCACAGGGATATATGAGTTTTATAATTTAACATTAGCAAATTATTTTACCTACCAAAATATGCCAATTAAACATAACATTAAAACATTAATAAAATGAGATAAAACATTTAATAATTATTCTAAGCGTAAAAATATAAAGAAAATATATCAACGTTATGAAATGCCCGAATTAGGACATGTTCAACATGATGTTAAAATATTAACTAAAAATATGACAGGTTACAAAAAAGATTTGTATATTTTTGATTACATTGATGAAAAATCACGTTATGCAGTGGCTTATGTTTCTGCGCATAAAACACAAGATATTGCTGCTAAACTATTTGAAAAAGCTTATTTTGAATTTAAAAATATTGGCATTAACATTAAGAGAATTCGAACAGACAATGGAACTGAATATGTATATAATCATCGTTCAAATTATGCTCATCGAAAAAGTGAATTTACAAAAGCAGTAAATAAAAAAGGAGTTGCTCATCAGACAACTCCAGTGCGTTCCCCACAGTCAAATGGGAAAATTGAAAGATTTCATCGTAACTGAAATAAGTTTTTTGAATATTTACCAAGATATCTTAAGGAAATTGATGATATTGAAAAACAAATTAAAATCTTTCTAAATTATTATAACAATATTCGACGACATAAGAGCATAAATCTTTTAACACCTGCTGAAGCTGTGTTAAAATTTTTAAAAGACTAA
- a CDS encoding glycoside hydrolase family 1 protein, protein MLKFDFKKNFLWGSAFSGPQTEGAFFEDGKSSSNWDYWFKKEKYRFFNEQPCRNDFYHRYEEDILIAKKLNFNSLRTSIQWSRLIPDGKTINPKGIEFYNNVINTMLANNIKPIINLFHFDMPTWAQEVGGWLSLAVVDAFTFFAKTCFELFGDRVEMFTTFNEPIVVVEGSYWYDWHIPNEISMQDGMQAQWNLLIAHLRAVKAYRELKLGGQIGCLLNISPSIPRSKNPADQEAAYYHDLFTLNCFLDPMVKNTYPEDLIKLAKKHNFMWTINSGDEDLIANETLRVDFLGLNYYQPARVKCLDYLPNFANGAITPHYFYQPYDMPGRKINPYRGWEIFPKGIYLALMNLKNNYNNIPVYISENGMGVENEERFIKDGVIDDQYRINFVKEHLAWMQKAISEGANCFGYHTWAYIDNWSWMNAYKNRYGFVQLDLNNNGQRVLKKSAEFIQTTIVNQAIDYDEELI, encoded by the coding sequence ATGCTTAAATTTGATTTTAAAAAAAATTTTTTATGGGGTAGTGCTTTTTCAGGACCCCAAACAGAAGGTGCTTTTTTTGAAGACGGTAAATCATCATCAAACTGAGATTATTGATTTAAAAAAGAAAAATACCGCTTCTTTAATGAGCAGCCATGTCGTAATGATTTTTATCATCGCTATGAAGAAGATATTTTGATTGCGAAAAAACTAAACTTTAATTCGCTACGCACATCAATTCAATGAAGTCGCTTAATTCCTGATGGGAAAACAATTAACCCCAAAGGGATAGAATTTTACAATAATGTTATTAATACAATGCTTGCAAACAACATTAAACCAATTATTAATTTATTTCATTTTGATATGCCAACATGAGCACAAGAAGTTGGAGGTTGGTTATCATTAGCGGTTGTTGATGCTTTTACATTTTTTGCCAAAACATGTTTTGAATTATTTGGTGATCGCGTTGAAATGTTTACAACTTTTAATGAACCAATTGTTGTTGTGGAAGGAAGTTATTGATATGACTGACATATTCCAAATGAAATTAGTATGCAAGATGGGATGCAAGCGCAATGAAATCTTTTAATTGCCCACTTACGAGCAGTAAAAGCTTATCGTGAACTAAAATTAGGGGGACAAATTGGGTGTTTGTTAAATATTTCTCCATCAATTCCTCGTAGTAAAAATCCAGCTGACCAAGAAGCAGCTTATTATCATGATTTATTTACGTTAAATTGTTTTTTAGACCCTATGGTTAAGAATACTTATCCTGAAGATTTAATTAAGTTAGCAAAAAAACATAATTTTATGTGAACAATCAATTCGGGTGATGAAGATTTAATTGCTAATGAAACTTTACGGGTTGATTTTCTAGGATTAAATTATTATCAACCTGCCCGAGTTAAATGTTTAGACTATCTTCCTAATTTTGCAAATGGGGCAATTACCCCACATTACTTTTATCAACCATATGATATGCCAGGGCGAAAAATTAATCCTTACCGGGGATGAGAAATTTTTCCAAAAGGAATTTATTTAGCCCTAATGAATTTAAAAAATAATTACAATAATATTCCTGTTTACATTTCCGAAAATGGGATGGGAGTTGAAAATGAAGAACGCTTTATTAAAGATGGTGTTATTGATGATCAATACCGAATTAATTTTGTTAAAGAACACTTAGCTTGAATGCAAAAAGCAATTAGTGAAGGGGCAAATTGTTTTGGCTATCATACCTGAGCTTATATTGATAATTGATCATGAATGAATGCCTATAAAAATCGTTATGGATTTGTCCAATTAGATTTAAATAATAATGGCCAACGGGTATTAAAAAAATCAGCTGAGTTTATC
- a CDS encoding nitroreductase family protein, translated as MNFKELSEKRHTIKSYLPNNGITDEELQKILEAVYLAPSSNNLQDTNILVIRDQKLKEEIANDFESFNTQNVKDASALFLFVGTPFKMQMLNNGQSIYNATMKFLDIPEADRQKMKEGVLQYYGTISESTDLVHIINTTIKFSFTMLAATELGYGSTPMLGMQKCKLKKTLINKGMMKQGQEVILALTIGVPTPNDARNKAQANRIRLPFEETYKIY; from the coding sequence ATGAATTTTAAAGAATTAAGCGAAAAACGCCATACAATTAAATCATATTTGCCAAATAACGGAATAACTGATGAAGAATTACAAAAAATTCTTGAGGCAGTTTATTTAGCCCCAAGCTCTAATAACTTACAAGATACAAATATCTTGGTAATTAGAGATCAAAAATTAAAAGAAGAAATTGCCAACGATTTTGAAAGTTTTAACACCCAAAATGTTAAAGATGCTAGTGCCCTATTCCTATTTGTTGGAACCCCTTTTAAAATGCAAATGTTAAATAATGGCCAAAGCATTTATAATGCAACAATGAAATTTTTGGATATTCCGGAAGCAGACCGTCAAAAAATGAAAGAAGGAGTTTTACAATACTATGGTACTATATCTGAATCAACTGATTTAGTTCATATCATTAATACCACAATTAAATTTAGTTTTACAATGTTAGCGGCAACAGAACTTGGTTATGGTTCAACACCAATGTTAGGAATGCAAAAATGCAAATTGAAAAAGACATTAATTAATAAAGGAATGATGAAGCAAGGTCAAGAAGTAATTTTAGCCTTAACAATTGGTGTTCCAACCCCAAATGATGCTCGCAACAAAGCGCAAGCAAATCGCATTCGCTT
- a CDS encoding 2-oxo acid dehydrogenase subunit E2 — MKKIRIENLRQKGVLERFLYINDVVQAGEPIALILVNNKEEIIVNAPDDGLVIKPIKIGSKVKNNSVIAHLLTNEKEITKYHNKLNKKTDLEVDFSPSDKGEFGTKWADVEEDNYSGTSFVSTTVAPAQTLPLTSLLQTPNLSQHQSPNYQSLLGKVQESRPEAQLEQKSEETKSIFNASFAPLKTSIVEKGRWDEKPLSFNKPSEKPLSFKEAKLSGSFLNEKNNSEESTQVEDLKAKISQALAESKNTLQQELAEKEYAKYLVQTTKTHDEKPTSVILASGQTENAPTNNFRELVNKRREQLHSNNNFQKLNLEADNNKNAMDFLDDEGKPIILRNIVQNRMNNLISENTSGLRAASEVSGTSFSDTSDSYRGTRSEYGMAPSKKANDNAEKYSYINADGILVDGDEPQHTPHKQYKTYRDRLFEKLHNDAERQKILKTRNQRELIKQRMEAIAAGDVEVDNVLGATHNFKRPSYEEMEKQYKVLDDKYNAEHRGVDQAESDNYGWGEQITHNEPIKQLEKPQNNPKTAPVTAQKEPQPVFQQFLPSQATGGDSSILAELAVLKEKLAQQEQNNRQNELLNEIRHLKENNQNNSNNTFDKLMQYMMLQQMFKTTPNSSADPILTDLLKESFLGNKTNNSQDLQIKKFDNMAPQGNLLHPINNSLNIVNTSNNIIEPQGPESREEIKAAKYPAIKSMIMTQASVPPLTINTEIDMSAVIEQQRKLKNANANSGVRFSTMSFIVKSVSLALTEYPKLNSYYDARTNQIVIKNSHHIGIATETSEGLVIPVIKFAEKLSLKQIAVTSQEIIDRLREGELYDYELQGSTITVANYGTVGAVTATPTIFYPNSAVVGIGRVVRKPVVIKGDKLVIRSMMNISLTIDQRIIDAAEAGIFLTRLKEILESPELITLS, encoded by the coding sequence ATGAAAAAAATAAGAATAGAAAATCTCCGTCAAAAAGGGGTTTTAGAACGATTTTTATATATTAACGATGTTGTACAAGCGGGAGAACCGATTGCCTTAATTTTAGTTAATAACAAGGAAGAAATTATTGTCAATGCACCAGATGATGGTCTTGTTATTAAACCAATTAAAATTGGTAGCAAAGTTAAAAATAACAGTGTTATTGCCCACCTCTTAACAAATGAAAAAGAAATTACAAAATATCATAATAAACTTAATAAAAAAACTGATCTTGAAGTTGACTTTTCGCCTTCTGATAAAGGCGAATTTGGAACAAAATGAGCTGATGTTGAAGAAGATAATTATTCAGGGACAAGTTTTGTTTCAACAACAGTAGCCCCAGCCCAAACTTTACCATTAACAAGCTTATTACAAACACCTAACCTTAGCCAACACCAATCTCCAAACTACCAGTCATTATTAGGCAAAGTGCAAGAATCACGCCCCGAAGCTCAATTAGAACAAAAGAGTGAAGAAACCAAATCAATTTTTAATGCGTCTTTTGCGCCATTAAAAACAAGCATAGTTGAAAAAGGTCGTTGAGATGAAAAACCATTATCATTTAATAAACCAAGCGAAAAACCCTTGTCATTTAAAGAAGCAAAACTTAGTGGGTCTTTTTTAAATGAGAAAAATAATAGTGAGGAGTCTACCCAGGTGGAAGATTTAAAAGCAAAAATTAGTCAAGCTTTAGCAGAAAGTAAAAATACTTTACAACAAGAATTAGCAGAGAAAGAATATGCCAAATATTTAGTTCAAACAACAAAAACTCATGATGAAAAACCAACTAGTGTAATTTTAGCAAGTGGTCAAACGGAAAATGCCCCAACAAATAATTTCCGGGAATTAGTTAATAAACGTCGTGAGCAATTACATAGTAATAATAATTTTCAGAAATTAAATCTTGAGGCGGATAATAATAAAAATGCGATGGACTTTTTAGATGATGAAGGTAAACCAATTATTTTACGTAATATTGTTCAAAATCGTATGAATAATTTAATTAGTGAAAATACTTCAGGATTACGGGCAGCAAGTGAAGTTAGTGGAACTAGTTTTAGTGACACAAGCGATAGTTATCGAGGAACACGTTCTGAATATGGCATGGCTCCAAGCAAAAAAGCAAATGATAATGCTGAAAAATATTCATATATTAATGCTGATGGAATTCTTGTTGATGGGGATGAGCCACAACATACTCCACATAAGCAATATAAAACATACCGTGATCGCTTATTTGAAAAATTACATAATGATGCTGAACGACAAAAAATTTTAAAAACAAGAAACCAACGCGAATTAATTAAACAAAGAATGGAAGCAATTGCAGCTGGGGATGTTGAAGTTGATAATGTTTTAGGAGCAACCCATAATTTTAAACGCCCATCATATGAAGAAATGGAAAAACAGTATAAGGTGTTAGATGATAAATATAATGCTGAACATCGTGGTGTTGACCAAGCAGAAAGTGATAATTATGGGTGAGGAGAACAGATTACTCATAATGAACCAATTAAACAATTAGAAAAACCACAAAATAATCCAAAAACAGCGCCAGTAACAGCCCAAAAAGAACCACAACCAGTTTTTCAACAATTCTTGCCTTCCCAAGCAACTGGGGGCGATAGTAGTATTTTAGCCGAGCTAGCTGTCTTAAAAGAAAAATTAGCGCAACAAGAACAAAATAATCGTCAAAATGAATTATTAAATGAAATTCGTCATTTAAAAGAAAATAATCAAAATAACAGTAACAATACTTTTGATAAATTAATGCAATATATGATGTTACAACAAATGTTTAAAACAACCCCTAATAGTAGTGCCGACCCTATTTTAACTGATTTATTAAAAGAAAGTTTCTTAGGAAATAAAACAAACAATAGTCAAGATTTACAAATTAAAAAATTCGATAATATGGCCCCACAAGGAAACTTATTACACCCAATAAATAATAGTTTAAATATTGTTAATACAAGTAACAATATTATTGAACCGCAAGGACCAGAAAGCCGCGAGGAAATTAAAGCCGCAAAATATCCAGCAATTAAATCAATGATTATGACCCAGGCTAGTGTTCCACCATTAACAATTAATACGGAAATTGATATGTCAGCGGTAATTGAACAACAACGAAAATTAAAAAATGCTAATGCTAACTCTGGTGTTCGCTTTTCAACAATGAGTTTTATTGTTAAATCAGTATCATTAGCACTAACAGAATATCCAAAATTAAATTCCTATTATGATGCTAGAACAAATCAAATTGTTATTAAAAATTCCCATCATATTGGAATTGCAACTGAAACAAGTGAGGGATTAGTTATTCCTGTCATTAAATTTGCTGAAAAATTAAGTTTAAAACAAATTGCTGTAACATCACAAGAAATTATTGACCGCTTGCGCGAAGGTGAATTATACGATTATGAATTACAAGGAAGTACAATTACTGTCGCCAACTATGGAACAGTTGGGGCAGTTACTGCTACGCCAACGATTTTTTATCCTAATTCAGCTGTGGTCGGAATCGGGCGAGTTGTTCGTAAACCAGTTGTTATTAAAGGTGATAAATTAGTAATTCGCTCAATGATGAATATTTCGTTAACAATTGATCAAAGAATTATTGATGCTGCCGAAGCAGGAATATTCTTAACACGATTAAAAGAAATTTTAGAGTCACCAGAATTAATTACTTTATCATAA
- a CDS encoding IMPACT family protein: MYIIKKNQILKKEIIIQYNKFLCFAKYVESENDVIEFLKTFKDRKASFNAYAYVIGLRRENIFKTDNGEIRHEAGRPILDAIIERDLTNIIVLVIRYCNSNTILENPKSAYGTITRLTLETANMKKIAVQLKIGILLRPLYENFLRNLLQQHNINIFKRTFYRRELIITIIVENNHPIIGALDQFIIDRIIYSYKIIKT, translated from the coding sequence ATGTATATTATTAAAAAAAATCAAATATTAAAAAAAGAAATTATTATTCAGTATAATAAATTTTTGTGTTTCGCAAAATATGTTGAATCTGAAAATGATGTTATTGAATTTTTAAAAACATTTAAAGATCGCAAAGCTAGTTTTAATGCCTATGCGTATGTTATTGGTTTACGCCGTGAAAATATTTTTAAAACTGATAATGGCGAAATCCGTCATGAAGCAGGTCGCCCAATTTTGGATGCCATCATTGAACGTGACTTAACAAACATTATTGTTCTTGTTATTCGTTACTGTAATAGTAATACAATTCTGGAGAATCCTAAATCAGCTTATGGAACAATTACACGCTTAACCCTTGAAACAGCTAACATGAAAAAAATTGCCGTTCAGTTAAAAATCGGAATTTTATTACGACCACTTTATGAAAATTTTTTACGAAACCTATTACAACAACATAACATTAATATTTTTAAACGAACATTCTATCGTCGGGAATTAATTATTACTATTATAGTTGAAAATAATCATCCTATCATAGGGGCATTAGATCAATTCATTATTGATAGAATAATTTATAGTTATAAAATTATTAAAACATAA
- a CDS encoding DUF402 domain-containing protein: MMETLKIGDVVLVHAYKHNGAIYRSWDAAIVLELNSDYLVLVNEDVTVTELNGRKWKTNEPAIWIFNRKNWSNIICMFKETGLNYYCNIASPFIMEGKTIKYIDYDLDIKVFSDGAYKILDLKEFNRNRIMWKYGQDIINMIWSEVDNLKNQIKNQTFIFSHARAQAFWDQYLQWKENNQK; this comes from the coding sequence ATGATGGAGACATTAAAAATCGGTGATGTAGTATTAGTACATGCATATAAACATAATGGGGCAATTTATCGTAGCTGAGATGCAGCTATTGTCTTAGAATTAAATTCAGATTATTTAGTTTTGGTTAATGAAGATGTAACAGTAACGGAATTAAATGGTCGAAAATGAAAAACAAACGAACCAGCAATTTGAATTTTTAATCGAAAAAATTGAAGTAACATTATTTGCATGTTTAAAGAAACAGGACTAAATTATTATTGCAATATTGCTTCCCCATTTATTATGGAAGGCAAAACAATTAAATACATTGATTATGACTTAGATATTAAGGTGTTTTCGGATGGGGCCTATAAAATCCTTGATTTAAAAGAATTCAACCGCAATCGTATTATGTGGAAATATGGTCAAGATATTATAAACATGATTTGATCAGAGGTTGATAATTTGAAAAATCAAATTAAAAATCAAACCTTTATTTTTTCGCATGCCCGTGCCCAAGCTTTTTGAGACCAATATTTACAATGAAAAGAAAATAATCAAAAATAG